CGTGGTGAGCAGCAGGGCGTTGTAGCCGAGTTCCTTCGCCTTCGCCAAGGCGGATTCGCAAGCGAGGGTGTTGCTCCCAACTATGAAGTTGTGGACGTTCGGGAGGTCTTCCTTGAGGGTCTCCTCGGCTTTTCCCTCAAGTCCCAGCTCGATGTGTCTCTTAACGCTCTCCGGCAGCTTCTCCCAGACGCCGTAGAGCTTCAGAATTCTGAAGGCGTCTCCGAAGGTGGTGGGGTCCTTCACGGTCGGGCCCGATGCTATCGCCTCGAGCGGGTCGCCGACGACGTCCGAGAGGATCAGGCTTATCACCCTTCCCCTCACGCGCTTCGCCAGCTTGCCGCCCTTGACTGCCGAGATGTGCTTTCTCACCGTGTTTATCTCGTATATCTTTGCCCCGCTCTTCAGGAGGAGCTCGTTCGTCCTGATTTTGTCCTCAAGGGTTATCCCCCTCTCGGGTAGGAGGAAGAGTGCACTCCCACCCCCGGAGATAAGGACGAGAAGGACGTCGTTCTCCTCAACCTTTTCGGCCAGCTCGAGGCCGGGCTTTCCGCCCAGGAGGGAGTTCTCGTCTGGAACGGGGTGTCCAGCTTCGATGACCTTCAGCCTTCTCAACTTGGGACAGTCTTCGGCGTAGCCGTACTTGGTGATTATTACCCCTTCCTCAATCCGCTCCCCAAGGAGGTCAACGACGGCTCTCGCCATGGAGCAGGCGGCCTTGCCGAAGGCGAGGAGGTAGACTTTTCCAGACAGGGAAAACTCCTCTCCAAAAACGGCCATGCGGTTTCCATCGACGTTAATGCTCCTACGCACTGCCCGGTAGGGGTCGGCGCTTTCAATTGCAGAGTTCATAATCTCCAATGCGGCGGTTTTGGCGTCCATCTCACCCTCCTCCAGTGGAAAGAGATCACTCAAAGAGTATTATCCTCTCGGCCTCTATGTCCTCCAGGGAAGCGTTCCAGCCGCCCACGACGTATCTAGTTCCATCTTCGGTCTCGACGGTTATGTTGGATATCACCTTGTGCTCGTCTTCAAAAAACTCAACGATGGTGCCCGTGAGATGGACCGGCTCTCCGGAACGTACAAACCTTCCGATAACCTCCACGCGCATGCCGGCGAGTCCAAATGTTTTCAGGTCGGCGACCAGCTCCCTTATGTGTATGTACTCCCTCGGAAGCTTGAGCTCGCGCTCCTCACGATAAACGACCCTGCCGGTGGGCCATAGGGCGTGATAGAAGTAGCGGTCGAGCATGAAGAGCAGGTTGTTGTCCTGGATTATAAGGCCGTAGCCGTGGAGGGAGCTGCCACCGCTCAAGGCCTCGTAGGGGAGGTATACTCCCATATCCCGGTCTTGAATTATGATTATCGGATCGGGCACATCCCTGATGCGTATCTCGTTGGCCACGGATGGAACGTCGTTTTCCCCGTAAAGGAAAAGGTTTATGCGGACGTTGTTGTCCTTCTTTTCCCTCAGTTCCTTCTCCAGCCTCTTCAGGAACTCCCTGGGAACGGCAATGCTCATGTGGAATCTGGCGTTCTTTATTGCCCTCCTGACGTAGTCTTCCAGAGTTATGCGGCTCTTAACCACGATTACGCTGCCTATCTCGCCGTGAGGTGTGTAAATCTCCTCGAGGGCGGATTTGAGGGCCTCTATCCTCTCGTCGTACCGCCGCTTGATGGCGTTCATGACGCTTTCCGGGTTGAGGGGAATGACCTGCTTGGGTCTGCCCTGGCTCGTTGTGACGAATCCCTTGGCCATGAGCGTTCTTATTACGTCGTATATCCTGGGCTGGGGAACCTTTGAGAGCGTCGCGAGCTCTCCCGCGGTTAACGGCCCGTTTCTGATCAGGGCGAGGTAAGCCCTAACCTCGTACTCGTTAAGGCCGAACTCGCGGAGGAGGGCCTTTATCTCCTTCTCGTCCATAGGCAGGCCTCAGATTATCGCTTTCTCCGTGTCCCTGTCGAAGATATGGATATTGTCAAGGTCTATCTCTATTTTAATCTTTTCTCCAACGGGCAGGGGTATGTGCCCCGGCAGCTT
The Thermococcus radiotolerans genome window above contains:
- a CDS encoding TrmB family transcriptional regulator; amino-acid sequence: MDEKEIKALLREFGLNEYEVRAYLALIRNGPLTAGELATLSKVPQPRIYDVIRTLMAKGFVTTSQGRPKQVIPLNPESVMNAIKRRYDERIEALKSALEEIYTPHGEIGSVIVVKSRITLEDYVRRAIKNARFHMSIAVPREFLKRLEKELREKKDNNVRINLFLYGENDVPSVANEIRIRDVPDPIIIIQDRDMGVYLPYEALSGGSSLHGYGLIIQDNNLLFMLDRYFYHALWPTGRVVYREERELKLPREYIHIRELVADLKTFGLAGMRVEVIGRFVRSGEPVHLTGTIVEFFEDEHKVISNITVETEDGTRYVVGGWNASLEDIEAERIILFE
- a CDS encoding glycerate kinase type-2 family protein: MDAKTAALEIMNSAIESADPYRAVRRSINVDGNRMAVFGEEFSLSGKVYLLAFGKAACSMARAVVDLLGERIEEGVIITKYGYAEDCPKLRRLKVIEAGHPVPDENSLLGGKPGLELAEKVEENDVLLVLISGGGSALFLLPERGITLEDKIRTNELLLKSGAKIYEINTVRKHISAVKGGKLAKRVRGRVISLILSDVVGDPLEAIASGPTVKDPTTFGDAFRILKLYGVWEKLPESVKRHIELGLEGKAEETLKEDLPNVHNFIVGSNTLACESALAKAKELGYNALLLTTTLEGEAREIALAVGSIVQEIARYDRPAPKPAVLIAGGEWTVTIEGKAGLGGPNQEFALSIARKIYGLNAVVLAVDTDGTDGPTDAAGGIVDGKTLGLLREAGMDVEEVLRRHDAYHALEKVGALLRTGPTGTNVNSLVVAVIPKGL